In Bradyrhizobium sp. 170, the DNA window AGCGAAGCGCAATCCGGGACAGGTCGATCCGCTGATACGGCGGCCCCGGATTTCGCTGCGCTTCATCCGTGCTACAGGTTGCGCGCTCAGCCCCGCGTGGCCTGCCAGGTGCCGCTGCAGCGGTCGCCGGTGATGATGCCGTGCCATGCGCCCGCGCCGTGGGTGCGGGCGAGGCGGCCGCCGCCGCTCGCCTTGGATGCGCCGACCGAAACTCTGACCGCAACCGCTCCGGCACGATTGACCGATCCCGAGACCCTGCCGCCGCCCGCCGATAAAACGCGGCTGCCGACGACCGTGAATGGGACGCTATAACCGGAACTGCAGTTGCCCCGCGTGGTGGCGAAGACCACGTTCCATATGCCGTCATAGACCCCGGCCCTGCGGCGGGTCGCAGCGTCGGCCGAAGGCGGCACCGCCATCGCGGCGAATACGGCAAGGATCGGGAGCCAGCGCAGGGTACGCCGGCCGGGAAGAGCGGAAAAACGGGCAATCGGTTGCTGAAAACGGGTCATTTTCTTCCTGTTCCGGGCTCAGATGTTAACGACATCGCGGATAGGTAGCAGCACCGGCTTGCGCGGTTCATCATTGCCAATTGGCGCTTCCTCTGCCATAAGCCCGACCTTCATCGCCCGGCTGATCAAGGGCTGCCGTGTCGGTGTCCGTGCGGGTTGGTTCGTTTTCGAAAAAACCTGAGCACTTTCAACGCTCTAACGAGCATTTTAAGCCGCAAAAGCGCCCCTCGGGCGCATTTTTCTGTGGCCGATAGGAGAGCCAAATGCCCAAGCTGAAGACCAAGTCAGGCGCTAAAAAGCGCTTCAAGGTGACTGCCACCGGCAAAGTGATGCACGCCCAGCGCGGCAAGCGCCACGGCATGATCAAGCGGACCAAGAAGCAGATTCGTCAGCTCCGCGGCACCCGCGTGCTGTTCAAGACCGACGGCGACAACGTCAAGAAGTACTTCTTGCCGAACGCCTGATCGCGCTCGCGCTTCCGCTAAAGCCGGCCGCGTCCGCGCGGCGATCCATCACCGATTTAAAATTCAAGGATAGCAGTCATGTCTCGCGTCAAACGCGGTGTGACCTCTCACGCCAGGCACAAGAAAGTCTACAAGGCCGCCAAGGGTTTCCGCGGCCGCCGCAAGAACACCATCCGCGCGGCGAAAGCCGCCGTCGAGAAGGCCGGCCAATATGCCTTCCGCGACCGCAAGCGCAAGAAGCGCACGTTCCGCGCGCTCTGGATCCAGCGCATCAATGCCGCGGTACGTCCGTTCGGCATGACCTACAGCGTCTTTATCAACGGCCTCTCGAAGTCGGGCATCACGGTGGACCGCAAGGTGCTGTCGGATCTCGCCATCACCGAGCCCGCGGCGTTCCAGGCGATCGCCGAGAAGGCCAAGGCCGCGCTGGCGGCGTAAGCCGTCGCTGCTTGGTTCTTCTGCGATGTTTTTGAGGTCGTCATGTCCGGGCTTGTCCCGGCCATCCACGCGGCCTTCCTTCTCGCAAACGCTGTAAGACGTGGATGCCCGGGACAAGCCCGGGCATGACGGGCTAGGAGCATCGGCTTTAGCATCCTAGTCAAAAGGATTGCCATGACCGATCTCGCTCAACTCGAATCCCAGATTCTCGCCGATGTCGCCGCAGCCGGCGATGAAGCCGCCCTCGAAGCCGTGCGCGTCGCAGCACTCGGCAAGAAAGGCTCGATCTCCGCGTTGCTCGCCACGCTCGGCAAGATGTCGCCGGACGAGCGGAAGACGCAAGGCGCCGCCATCAATCTCGCCAAGGACAAGGTGACCCAGGCGCTTTCGGCGCGCCGCGACATCCTGAAATCGGCGGCGCTCGATGCCCGGCTTGCCTCCGAGACCATCGACGTCACGCTGCCGCTGCGCGAGGCGCCCGCGGAAGCCGGCCGCATCCATCCGCTGAGCCAGGTGTTCGAGGAGGTCAACACGATCTTCGCCGACATGGGCTTTGC includes these proteins:
- the rplT gene encoding 50S ribosomal protein L20, whose amino-acid sequence is MSRVKRGVTSHARHKKVYKAAKGFRGRRKNTIRAAKAAVEKAGQYAFRDRKRKKRTFRALWIQRINAAVRPFGMTYSVFINGLSKSGITVDRKVLSDLAITEPAAFQAIAEKAKAALAA
- the rpmI gene encoding 50S ribosomal protein L35, giving the protein MPKLKTKSGAKKRFKVTATGKVMHAQRGKRHGMIKRTKKQIRQLRGTRVLFKTDGDNVKKYFLPNA